The following coding sequences are from one Maniola hyperantus chromosome 7, iAphHyp1.2, whole genome shotgun sequence window:
- the ND-B12 gene encoding NADH dehydrogenase [ubiquinone] 1 beta subcomplex subunit 3 isoform X2, with the protein MGGHGHGPPYTVPKYTDFQIKGIPQLEELEKALAQKGLKDPWIRNEAWRYHPGFGTKWLRARKLFFRGFGLGLVLTVATVAAERVAGGGGDHDHPHHPHH; encoded by the exons ATGGGTGGACACGGACACGGGCCACCCTACACCGTCCCGAAGTACACAGACTTCCAAATCAAAGGAATCCCACAACTGGAAGAGCTGGAGAAGGCGCTGGCACAGAAAGGCCTAAAAGATCCTTGGATCAG GAACGAAGCGTGGAGATATCATCCTGGCTTTGGAACCAAATGGCTACGTGCAAGGAAGCTCTTCTTCCGCGGCTTTGGCTTGGGGCTGGTGCTGACGGTGGCCACGGTGGCGGCGGAGCGCGTggccggcggcggcggcgacCACGACCACCCCCACCACCCCCACCACTAG
- the ND-B12 gene encoding NADH dehydrogenase [ubiquinone] 1 beta subcomplex subunit 3 isoform X1: MGGHGHGPPYTVPKYTDFQIKGIPQLEELEKALAQKGLKDPWIRFQSFLAENEAWRYHPGFGTKWLRARKLFFRGFGLGLVLTVATVAAERVAGGGGDHDHPHHPHH, from the exons ATGGGTGGACACGGACACGGGCCACCCTACACCGTCCCGAAGTACACAGACTTCCAAATCAAAGGAATCCCACAACTGGAAGAGCTGGAGAAGGCGCTGGCACAGAAAGGCCTAAAAGATCCTTGGATCAGGTTCCAATCTTTCTTAGCTGA GAACGAAGCGTGGAGATATCATCCTGGCTTTGGAACCAAATGGCTACGTGCAAGGAAGCTCTTCTTCCGCGGCTTTGGCTTGGGGCTGGTGCTGACGGTGGCCACGGTGGCGGCGGAGCGCGTggccggcggcggcggcgacCACGACCACCCCCACCACCCCCACCACTAG